One segment of Heterodontus francisci isolate sHetFra1 chromosome 28, sHetFra1.hap1, whole genome shotgun sequence DNA contains the following:
- the LOC137385162 gene encoding NACHT, LRR and PYD domains-containing protein 3-like, which yields MAEGSNGGEDPTSSTRMRMDTDPNSTITDFLTKCDDYQLFKLMKFYRERLEQAIEEEVEGLSLILTDEDHFTGQEHQKVTELVEKGNRVDSSKLLLNLVMEKGSRVRRLMWESFVKMRHRLPKLETILKEIQELGSDSFDYMDIVRGLSELPSHLKDVQQKHKETLRVQTETLRVNTILIKEKVKIFQLVDRYAELTVISTVRDRTLVEHELLARGRDHEEWREKHLRKELEKIQTDQLFQSSFSHRKSKSGSSAAVSGVPGIGKTTMVQKIVYDWATGKIYQNFQFVFSFKFRNLNTINCRINLRNLILDQYPYFGNILGELWKNPEGLLFIFDGLDEFKDTIDFGDNRRNTEPQYMCTDPECWCEVSDIVYSLIQHKLLPGCSVLVTSRPTALHLLEKAEISVWAEILGFVGDERKEYFNKFFEDQTVAAAVFKHVEENEILYTMCYNPSYCWILCLSLGPFFTQRDRKQQQVPKTITQLYSYYIYNILKNHSREIENPRDVLLKIGEMAFTGVSRKKIVFRDGDLIKYNLQPSQFLSGFLMELLERDDSVQNVVYTFPHLTIQEFVAALTQFLTAGRGDTRKLLSKAHSEEDGRFEIFLRFVAGLSSPQAARPLEEFMGPFLHQTTCRVIDWVKEEVQGQIGNTESETGKRKLLNTLHYLFESQNKALVQATMGSMEILTFNRLKLTPIDYAVLSHVISLCDTIIKIDLEQCNIPFEGLQRLGPVLHKCQELR from the exons ATGGCTGAAGGTTCAAACGGGGGAGAAGATCCAACATcttcaacaaggatgagaatggacACAG ATCCGAACTCCACAATCACTGATTTCCTGACAAAGTGCGACGATTACCAGCTGTTCAAGTTGATGAAATTCTACCGGGAGAGACTAGAACAGGCGATTGAAGAAGAGGTGGAGGGACTCAGTCTCATATTAACAGACGAGGACCATTTCACTGGACAAGAGCATCAA AAAGTTACTGAGCTCGTGGAGAAGGGAAACCGGgtggacagttccaaacttctcctaaaTCTGGTGATGGAGAAAGGCTCTCGGGTCCGAAGGCTGATGTGGGAATCCTTTGTGAAAATGCGCCACAGGTTACCAAAGTTGGAGACAATACTGAAAGAAATACAGGAACTCG GTTCTGATTCATTTGATTATATGGACATCGTACGTGGTTTATCTGAATTACCCAGCCACCTGAAAG atgttcaacagaaacacaaggaaacactccgggtacaaactgaaacactgagagtgaacactatcctaataaaggagaaggttaagattttcCAGCTGGTTGATCGATACGCTGAGCTAACGGTCATTTCTACTGTTCGAGATCGGACACTTGTAGAACATGAACTGCTGGCTAGAGGCCGAGATCAtgaagagtggagagagaaacatctccgGAAAGAACTGGAAAAAATCCAAACTGATCAATTATTCCAGAGCAGTTTTTCCCACAGAAAATCCAAATCTgggagttcagcagcagtgagcGGAGTTCCGGGGATTGGAAAAACAACAATGGTACAAAAGATTGTTTATGACTGGGCCACTGGAAAAATATAccaaaactttcaatttgttttcagttttaaattccgGAATTTGAACACTATTAACTGTAGAATAAACCTGAGGAATCTGATACTGGATCAGTATCCTTACTTTGGGAATATTCTGGGAGAGCTCTGGAAGAATCCAGAGGGATTGCTATTTATATTtgatggtttggatgaattcaaggacacgatcgattttggtgacaatcggagaaatacagaacctcagtacatgtgcacagatcccgaatgctggtgtgaagtgtctgacattgtgtacagtttaatacaacacaagctgctcccaggatgttcagtgttagtgaccagccgtcccactgcattacatttattggaaaaggctgagatcagtgtctgggctgaaatcctgggatttgttggtgatgaacggaaggaatatttcaacaagttttttgaagatcagacggtggcagcagctgttttcaaacacgtggaggagaacgagatcctgtacaccatgtgttacaacccttcctactgctggatcctctgtctgtcactgggtcccttctttacacaaagagacaggaaacagcagcaagttCCCAAGACCATCACCCAGCTATATTCCTACTATATTTACAACATTCTGAAAAACCATAGCCGAGAGATTGAAAACCCCCGTGATGTGTTACTGAAGATCGGTGAGATGGCCTTCACAGGAGTCTCCAGGAAGAAGATTGTGTTTAGAGATGGAGATTTGATCAAGTACAATCTGCAACCTTCCCAGTTCCTGTCTGGATTCCTGATGGAACTTTTGGAGAGAGATGATTCTGTCCAGAATGTGGTTTACACATTCCCGCACCTCACCATCCAAGAGTTTGTAGCCGCACTCACACAATTCCTGACTGCAGGTCGTGGGGACACCCGGAAACTCCTCAGTAAAGCTCACAGTGAGGAAGATGGGAGATTTGAGATATTTCTGCGTTTTGTTGCTGGTCTCTCCTCCCCACAGGCAGCTCGACCCCTGGAGGAGTTTATGGGTCCATTTCTTCATCAAACaacctgcagagtgattgactgggtGAAGGAGGAGGTTCAAGGACAGATtggaaacacagagagtgaaactgGTAAAAGGAAGCTCCTGAACACATTGCACTACCTGTTTGAGTCTCAGAATAAAGCTCTGGTTCAGGCCACAATGGGATCTATGGAAATACTTACATTTAATAGATTGAAACTGACCCCAATTGACTATGCCGTCCTGTCTCACGTTATTAGTCTCTGTGATACCATAATAAAAATTGATCTAGAGCAGTGCAACATTCCATTTGAAGGACTCCAGCGGCTGGGACCCGTACTGCACAAATGCCAGGAGTTGAGGTAA